CCGGCCGCCGCACCCGGCTGGTGCACTGGGTGGAGCGGGCCGAGCGCGCCGAGCGCGAACGCTCCCTGATCGCCGAGCGCACGCGCAGCGAGGAGCGCGCCCGCATCGCGCGCGAGATGCACGATTCCGTTGCGCACCAGGTGAGTCTGGTCGTGGTGCACGCCGGGGCGCTGGAGATGGTGGCCAAGGCCGACCCGGAGAAGGCGGTCAGCGCGGCGGCGACCATCCAGCAGGTGGGCCGCGGCGCGCTGGACGAGCTGCGGCAGATGATCGGCGTGCTGCGCGCCAACCCCGGCGACGAGACGCCGGAGCCGCCGCAGCCGAAGCTCAAGGATCTCGAATCGCTCGTGTCGGCCTCCCGCGACGCCGGGCTCGACGTGGAGCTGGTCCTCACCGGCGACCGCCGCGACCTGGCCGACCAGGTGGAACGCGCCGCGTACCGCGTCGTGCAGGAGGCACTGACCAACGTCCACAAGCACGCAGGCGGCGCGCGGGCCACCGTCGCGCTGGACTACCGGCCGAAGCAGCTCGCTCTCTCGGTCCGCAACGGCCGCCCGGCGGCGGGCTTCCAGCGCAGCCTGCCCAGCGGCGGCCAGGGCCTGATCGGCCTGGCCGAGCGGGTGCAGCTGGCCGGTGGCGAGATCAGCTCCGGCCGGCTGCCCGACGGCGGCTTCGAGGTGTCGGCCACGCTCCCCGCGCAGCCGCGCGACCTCAGCTGAGGACTTCGGCCCGGTCGACGGCGCGCGAGTCGGTCAGCCGC
This portion of the Saccharopolyspora antimicrobica genome encodes:
- a CDS encoding sensor histidine kinase — translated: MATEKLNAPSPSTAEPDEEPFVGSRPSWLAGVPRWVVLAAISAITFALSAMSVLQNRPDFNAALPLLVGALIGALALLGMRRFPITVVVITTVLRFIEPLSSLAQLPALYALGAYGRKNWQIWGVAALCVLQDLVSWLLKGFDGNVESLITSIVMWSLVLFFPVVIGRYMAGRRTRLVHWVERAERAERERSLIAERTRSEERARIAREMHDSVAHQVSLVVVHAGALEMVAKADPEKAVSAAATIQQVGRGALDELRQMIGVLRANPGDETPEPPQPKLKDLESLVSASRDAGLDVELVLTGDRRDLADQVERAAYRVVQEALTNVHKHAGGARATVALDYRPKQLALSVRNGRPAAGFQRSLPSGGQGLIGLAERVQLAGGEISSGRLPDGGFEVSATLPAQPRDLS